Proteins encoded by one window of Chloroflexota bacterium:
- a CDS encoding ABC transporter permease, protein MTSVLFDTWYIVLRDLRARIRMPVFIFISLFQPILWLVLFTQIFKSLGNMSGLEGSSYLQFFAPGVIVMTVLFSSAFSGFATLMDMDAGVLAKMMATPVTRVSIITGRVIATVLTGIVQALIVFVVAAIMGVHVETGAPGVLLVLLLVALLGMGFAAFSNGMVLLLRRQETFMAVINLITMPLMFMSSMMMPPQLLPNWLDTVRQFNPVDYTIVGVRNLMLTGYVWSDLWKSLAVLCAFAAAMVAFGTMMFRTRAE, encoded by the coding sequence ATGACCAGTGTTCTATTCGACACCTGGTACATAGTCCTGCGTGACCTAAGGGCGCGTATCCGTATGCCCGTGTTCATATTCATCAGCCTGTTTCAGCCTATCCTGTGGCTGGTGCTTTTCACCCAGATATTCAAGTCTTTGGGCAACATGTCAGGCCTGGAAGGCTCCAGCTATCTCCAGTTCTTTGCCCCAGGCGTGATAGTCATGACGGTGCTGTTTAGCTCAGCCTTTTCGGGCTTTGCCACGCTGATGGACATGGATGCAGGCGTATTGGCCAAGATGATGGCCACGCCGGTAACCCGGGTCTCCATCATAACGGGCCGTGTCATTGCCACTGTATTGACAGGAATAGTTCAAGCGCTGATAGTCTTCGTCGTGGCCGCCATTATGGGCGTGCATGTTGAAACGGGCGCGCCTGGGGTGCTCCTCGTACTTCTGCTCGTGGCATTGCTTGGGATGGGGTTTGCGGCCTTTTCCAATGGTATGGTGCTGCTTCTTAGACGGCAGGAAACCTTCATGGCGGTTATCAATCTTATTACCATGCCTCTGATGTTCATGTCTTCTATGATGATGCCGCCTCAGTTGTTGCCCAACTGGCTCGATACGGTAAGGCAGTTCAACCCGGTGGACTACACCATAGTGGGCGTCCGCAACCTCATGCTGACGGGCTATGTCTGGTCCGACCTGTGGAAGTCACTGGCAGTGCTTTGTGCCTTCGCTGCCGCA